The region ACAATTGGGAAAATGAATTCGGTATTCAGGTTTCTGAGGAGGATTGGGCAAAATGTCTTAAGAATATATACATCTGATCTATTAATGCCAGACACGAGCTGATTCAGTACAATGTGCTGCATAGATTACACTATTCAAGGGTCAAACTAAACACTTTTTATTCTACTGTTTCCCCACTCTGCAATAAGTGCAAATCTGCAGAGGGCTCTCTTGGTCATCTTTTCTGGGCATGCCCAAAACTCTGTGAATTTTGGTCAGAAGACTTTAAATTTCTCTCTGATGCTTATGCGTGTGAGCTTCCTTTAGCTCCTGCGACTGCTGTTCTTGGCTGGTCAGCTTCCTTGCAGTGTTTTAGCCATGCGGTATGATGattgcaaaaaaatgtattctttgcAGGTGGAAGAAAAAGTCGAAGCTGCTATTCAAAACTTGGTTGTCAGAACTCTCCTCCACACTACATGTGGAAAGACTTAGATATATCGTTTCTGGAAATATAGATCAGTTTGATGCTTCTTGGAGGTCTCTTTTCAATCACCTGTTAAAAACTTCTAATGATGGCGAtactattttaattgtaattttcttTTAGTGTAATTGCTATCTTCCGTGTCAATCTTAATATGCTCAgggggttttttttctctttaaatttcattttaacatttgacACTTTCTTTTCCtcagttatttgtcaaaactAGCGACAATGTTGACACTGTTGCAGATCTATAAGTTCTctgttattttggttattttcattAAGTAATACCCTTGTGAGGTAAAAAGGCCTAGGTTGTtacctattattattttataattgttattattacaatattatttcacCTTGTCTATGATGTCATATTGTGCAAAAACTTGCCTTGAACCCCTTTCCCTTTATTTGGTGATGTGGTTATCTGCTAAACTGAATCTAATTGAaggagttattttatttatttatttatttttccttcttgtttgtgtatttgtgttttgtcCTGTGTTCTGATTGCACTGTTTATGTGtctgaaaattcaaaaataccacaataaatatacaaaaaaaaaatctagattaaagacccatctctttaacctggcttataCATATACTAAttcgcttctaatatccaaatccattaaaggatttttaggctgcattaattaggtaaaccggaaccgggaacacttcccataacacccgatgtacttgctacatcattagaagaatggcatctacgctaatattagtctgtttctcttttattccgaggtcaccgtagccaccagatccagtctgtatccaagtcagagggtcactgcagtcacccggatccagtacgtatccagcccagatggtggatcagcacctagaaaggacctctacagccctgaaagacagcggagaccaggacaactagagccccagagacagatgccctgtaaagaccttgtctcagacgaccaccgggacaagaccacagaaaaacagatgattcttctgcacaatctgactttgctgcagcctggaattgaactggtggtttcgtctggtcagaggagaactggccccccgactgagcctggtttctcccaaggtttttttctccattctgtcaccgatggagttttggttccttgccgctgtcgcctctggcttgcttagttggggacacttagttgcacagatactatttaaactgaactgagctgcatgatgacatcactgaattcaatgatgaactgcctttaactgtgattttgaattattgacacactgttttcctaattaatgttgttcagttgctttgacaggatctgtttttgtttaaagcactatataaataaaggtgactttctAAGATTTACAGATGAAGAATATAACTGTGACATGTCCGTTATGCACTGAGGAATACAcaatgtctcaaatgcattaaacagcacaaatatattcGCTGTTTGCCATGGTGGATCGATTGATCCATGATCGACATTAAGGACTGCTTAAGAATAAGCATCCACATCAAATTATCTTGAATCACTGAACTTTAAATTGTCGTTTATGAAACCCCTTTAGTCCTGATTGATATTTTAGGTTATTTCAAGCCAGGTTTTGGACTTTAAGTTAGCGTCTTTTTTGAAACAGCACCAGGTttggacactggccctccaggagcaggactggacacccctgatctaaacCCTTTCCAATAAAGATTGGTGAGGCTTTTCTGGATTTGATAAAATTACCTCTAAAATACAAATATCATGAAAAAGGAACATTTCTTTTACCAAATACTCTTTGATtgaccttgattttttttctagaaactGCTCTTGCAGCTTTAACAGCAAAAGATTTCTCTCCTAGAATTCAGTCTACAGACTATAAAAActgtttactgtaaaataatctgATCTATTCCACTTTGTTTTCACACCCCATACTCTGAACTATGTATACCaaagactaaaatagtaaaataaacacTTGTGTTTACAGTTGGGTTTTTTTTAGCACCTTGTAGAGTTTGTTCCCTTCATATTTGCTCCATATTCATCTTGCACCAAAACATTTTCCTTCATTATCCAGTTCAAAGATAAAATCTGCTGTAACACATTAAGTTCTGAACAATCTTAATATAcataatcacaaaaaacaaatgcacagatCAAATGTGACCCTTCATTTCTGTGGACCAGATGAGACCACATACACATTAAACTGAAACAGTAATATGGCAGTGTTCtgcaataaaataatcaaaatagacATTTGCAGCAGAGATGGGCACCTGTTCAAATCAACAAACACAGTGTTTTATGTAAGTAAGAAGGTGCAATAGAACATCTTGGAAAATACTAAatttagcctgatagcactgaaaaTAGTCCCAACCTTCCTGCCAATCAccctccaaagccacgcctcctgaaCACTCACACACCAAACAACCAGACACCACTACAATACATCATGTCATTCATCGGTGAGAAAACGTTATAGTACAGTTAGTAACAGTAATACTGTACCATACCTGGAAGGAAGATCAGGTATTTTACTCTCACTCTGTCTGCGTGGAGTATATGATCACACTGATGGCAGATCCTGTCTGCGCGAACAAGGTGTGCAaaggtatgcaaatacatgttGACAGGCAGCATTTTGAACTAGCACTAGCTAGCAAAACTAGCattttgattggacaaacatttcttggtcctacacCTTTCACAGAATATAAATTTAGTTAAATACTaacttaacttaatgattgcttTCGGGTTGTGAAGAGACTTTTAACCagcataaccaaaaaaaaaaaaaaaaaaaaaaaaaaaaaaaagtttctttagacaATCTATTGCACCTTTAACATTGTTAGTCTTCATCACTGAACATTAATGAAATCAATACTTCGAGGACACTCAAGGTTGATCGTGAAACCTTTATTAatacacaaaacaccaaaacatgaACTTAGCGCTTGCCACCAACACGAGGAGCGCTGACCTTCATGGGCTTGGCGATTTTCTGTTTGGCTGCGGCTTTAGCAGGGgcctaaaaacaacaaacacgtCACTGACGACATGAAGGACATTCAAACGCAAGGATTTACATTTGGTTTGCAATCATGTGTAGGGCTATAAATGACACTGAGCACCCATTATTAAGGGTACTAGGTGTAGACATAGTCCTTCTACTCTATGCCACCTTATGACACAGAAGTGACAGAATCAGTCACACTGCAACGCCTcaaggggcaaaaaaaaaaaagtcacaccaCACAAAATACATCATCACATAGAAAAGAAAGAGCTGAGGAGTATCTCAAAGCCATCACATTTTGTACAATTCTTAAAGAAATAGGTcacccaaaataataaaaattagcccatgattcaCTCATCCTCTAGTCTTCCTGGGTGTTTATGACTCTTTCAGACAAATCTAATCagagttgcatttaaaaaaaacgtcCTGGCTCTTtgaagctttataatggcagtgaatgtcGATAGTGAAACTGCATCCATCTATCATTAAAAGTGCCTCGCACGGCtctgggggtgaataaaggccatCTGAATGAATCGATGCCTTTCTACAAGAAAAACttccatatttaaaattttataaacccTAACCTCTAGTTTCTGTTTACTGTCATACACGTGAGACGAGAGAGCTTTGTTCTGGCAGATGacggaagagccaggacatttttaaaatcgCTGAATAGATTTGTCTGAAAAAAGAATGTTatacacacctaggatggcttgagggcgaATAAATCAtgggttaaatttcatttttgggtgaactatccctttaaaaccttCTCTCACCTTGGCGCTCTGAGCGGGTTGCTTCTTAGTTGCCTGCTTCGCCTTCTTGGCCTCCTTGGCAGCCCTAAAACATCAGATCAAAAAGAGttagaaattaaatgtttagttttgtttgcaCTCGTCTCAATGTGTTAACCAGTCACAGACCTGTGACATAAGCCAATTTAGGATTTTAAGAACTTTACTTCTAGAAGAAATGTAATAACAGGTTAAGTTTTTAAATCCAACATCTAGAGCCAAAAAACACACCATCACTTATTTACAATGACTTCTGAAgagcgtcaaaaaaaaaaaaatcaccttgaaATTAACATATTACATGAAAACATTGttaaagtcaataaaaaaaacatttaagtagtTTAGTGAAAAGAAGACAATTTAAGAAAAGATTTTTGCACTCTTCAAATCTCAGAGTGTTCAGCTTCAaccccaaacacacctgatcaagCCAATCAAACTCTTCAGAATTACTAGAACATTACAGGCAGGTCAGGACAGTGACGCTCCAGGGTCAAACACGCAGCACTAACTTGTAATGAGAAGTTAACTGTGCAAAACCAGTTGCGTAAGCGCAAAAACATACATGCTACCAAAAACACACTTGAACATCTATGAGTACAAAATAAGAGCGATGGACAATTCAACACTCTGAAGAAAGCATAGGGAGCTGCTCACCGGATGGCCTGCTCTCGCTGCGCCTTACGCACTTCTGGCTTCTGGTTCCTCTTGGCCAGAATCTCAGCCAGTGAAGCGCCGGTGATGGCCCGCTGGAACTTGACCGCACGACGGCTGCGCTTCTTACTCACCTCTTCCTAAAGCAGCAAACACACATCTGAGCACTCCTGATTCAAGCTTCATTCAGTCAGTCTCTCAACACGCATTACACACAAAACATCTGCTGATAAAACACTGAGCACGTGTACATGCACAATCTTAAGCCGAAAATGCACGTGGTCATGTAAACACGGTCACCGTTTTCTTTTATCAGAGTAAGCTCATAAACGGTGTAAGCATAAACTGGTTGACGCAGGTAGTTTTTTGCCTCTTATCCTGACTTTGCGTGCAAGCTTTAACATCACGACTGACAAACATATGGAATAATCTGAGTCAGATAcgcaaatgattatattttaccGTCACTAAAGGGAAAGACCTGATTTATTAATACAGTCGTGTAAACACAGCTTGTGTGGTCAGGTCACTGATGTGCATGTACACGTGAAACAGCATCATGACACTCTTCTGGATCGCGGAGGGTTTGAGACACGAGTGCTGCTCAGACTCACATGCTGGCCCTTCTTGTGCTTGCG is a window of Cyprinus carpio isolate SPL01 chromosome B1, ASM1834038v1, whole genome shotgun sequence DNA encoding:
- the rpl24 gene encoding 60S ribosomal protein L24, whose product is MKVELCSFSGYKIYPGHGRRYARIDGKVFQFLNAKCESAFLSKRNPRQINWTVLYRRKHKKGQHEEVSKKRSRRAVKFQRAITGASLAEILAKRNQKPEVRKAQREQAIRAAKEAKKAKQATKKQPAQSAKAPAKAAAKQKIAKPMKVSAPRVGGKR